The following coding sequences lie in one Zingiber officinale cultivar Zhangliang chromosome 2B, Zo_v1.1, whole genome shotgun sequence genomic window:
- the LOC122048246 gene encoding uncharacterized protein LOC122048246 — MGGAIRAETDIKRREDEECRRIFGACFNYGKKGHQIVDCPEPKKQVTVSNSFAAQNKLKENKPNARVFSMTQEEAEDAIDVVEGTILINKMDAYVLFDCGVSHSYISKRFTKKLGLKTEILSEPYRVAMPTNKAIETHKLHRNYQVSIGNHTFEVDLIQLNMVEVDPILGMDWFAKNHLLVDCHMKNVKLRTSSQEEIIYHSKAKEKRLLLSASHTWKAMRSCGGIYLAMISEVEEKTEARLEEILVVQEFPDVFPEELHGTVLDHEVNFEINLAPGVTPISKAPYQMALAELKELKG; from the exons ATGGGAGGAGCCATTAGAGCCGAAACAGACATCAAACGGCGTGAAGATGAAG AATGTCGTAGGATCTTCGGTGCATGCTTCAACTATGGGAAGAAGGGGCACCAAATTGTGGATTGTCCTGAACCCAAGAAACAAGTGACTGTGTCAAATTCTTTTGCAGCCCAGAATAAACTAAAGGAGAATAAGCCCAATGCTCGGGTGTTCTCTATGACTCAAGAAGAGGCGGAAGATGCAATCGATGTGGTGGAAGGAACCATTCTAATCAACAAAATGGATGCCTATGTATTGTTTGACTGTGGTGTCTCTCATTCTTATATATCTAAAAGATTCACTAAGAAGTTAGGACTCAAAACTGAAATACTTAGTGAACCATATAGAGTAGCGATGCCCACTAATAAGGCCATCGAAACTCATAAGTTGCATCGAAACTATCAGGTCAGTATTGGTAATCATACATTCGAAGTTGATCTGATTCAACTAAACATGGTTGAGGTCGATCCCATCCTTGGAATGGATTGGTTTGCTAAGAACCACTTATTAGTGGATTGCCATATGAAGAATGTCAAACTTCGGACTTCAAGCCAAGAAGAAATCATCTACCATAGCAAGGCCAAGGAAAAGAGACTACTCCTATCTGCATCTCATACTTGGAAAGCCATGAGGAGCTGTGGTGGAATCTATCTAGCTATGATAAGTGAGGTGGAAGAGAAGACCGAGGCTAGGCTAGAAGAAATTCTAGTCGTTCAAGAATTCCCAGATGTATTTCCTGAGGAACTACATGGCACCGTTCTAGACCATGAAgtaaactttgaaattaatttggcaCCAGGTGTGACACCAATATCGAAGGCACCCTACCAAATGGCCCTGGCAGAGCTCAAAGAACTAAAAGGATAA